A single genomic interval of Tsukamurella paurometabola harbors:
- a CDS encoding PIG-L deacetylase family protein produces MASVVALNAHPDDETLLAGGTLARFAAEGHRVVIVVATDGMMRGDDEPDPRRRLDELSAAAAELGVHEVRWLGYADSGHGGELYPDPPGRVRLARAGVEEPAERLAAILREVSADLLLGSDEAGGYRHRDHLAVHRIARRAAELTGVRLAEATAPREAVLRILSIASRLRLLRSEDVAQARTWFTPAAEITHRVDVRRHVAAKQRALAAHRSEIAKPGGLARALRLVLRLPAWALAPLVGTEYYLEPAGATSPADRLL; encoded by the coding sequence ATGGCCTCGGTCGTCGCGCTCAACGCCCACCCGGACGACGAGACGCTCCTCGCCGGCGGAACGCTGGCGCGGTTCGCCGCGGAGGGACACCGGGTGGTCATCGTCGTCGCCACCGACGGGATGATGCGCGGCGACGACGAACCCGACCCGCGGCGCCGGCTCGACGAGCTGTCCGCGGCGGCAGCGGAACTGGGCGTGCACGAGGTGCGCTGGCTCGGCTACGCCGACAGTGGGCACGGCGGCGAGCTGTACCCGGACCCGCCTGGCCGGGTGCGGCTCGCGCGCGCCGGGGTCGAGGAGCCGGCGGAACGCCTGGCGGCGATCCTGCGCGAGGTCTCGGCCGATCTCCTTCTCGGGTCCGACGAGGCCGGCGGCTACCGCCACCGGGACCACCTCGCGGTGCACCGCATCGCCCGCCGGGCCGCCGAGCTCACGGGCGTCCGCCTGGCGGAGGCCACGGCGCCGCGCGAGGCGGTCCTGCGCATCCTGTCCATCGCCTCCCGGCTCCGGCTGCTCCGCTCGGAGGACGTGGCGCAGGCGCGCACCTGGTTCACCCCGGCCGCCGAGATCACGCATCGCGTCGATGTGCGGCGGCACGTCGCCGCCAAACAGCGCGCGCTCGCCGCGCACCGCTCGGAGATCGCGAAGCCGGGCGGCCTCGCTCGTGCCCTGCGCCTGGTCCTGCGCCTCCCCGCGTGGGCACTGGCACCACTGGTCGGCACGGAGTACTACCTCGAACCGGCGGGCGCCACGTCGCCGGCGGACCGACTGCTCTGA
- a CDS encoding glycosyltransferase — MAHVLIATYGSRGDTMPLAGLGLRLQRAGHTVTITANTELATETAALGIDTRAIAVDLGDPSGDPSLRDAMALVRPAGIRRLSRTLLGAVEDVAADVVLMTPFAEPAGQTLAEARGVPGIPLRLQPISATRAYPPSLLATRSVGGPLNLVAGRAAERAVDSLYNGVVADLRRDLGLPRRSSRRLRRDRAAAGQPILGGWSPAVLPRPADWRPGIDVTGYWWSPEPESWAPSDDLVAFLADGPPPVLIGLGSLMVPTAERDRLSAVADESLRRAGVRGIVQAGGAGLRVADRDGVLNIGAAPYSWLFPRLAAVVHSCGAGTTASALRAGVPTVPLPSPGADQFFWADRIHALGAATAPIPRTKVTVSTLADAIRAAADDDAYRRAAGALSRAIAAEDGASAVLAAVERAITIE; from the coding sequence ATGGCCCACGTCCTGATCGCCACCTACGGCTCCCGGGGCGACACGATGCCGCTCGCCGGGCTCGGCCTGCGTCTCCAGCGCGCCGGCCATACGGTCACCATCACGGCCAACACGGAGCTCGCCACCGAGACCGCGGCCCTCGGCATCGACACCCGCGCGATCGCCGTGGACCTCGGCGATCCGTCCGGGGACCCCTCCCTCAGGGACGCGATGGCGCTGGTGCGGCCCGCCGGGATCCGGCGGCTGAGCCGCACGCTGCTCGGGGCCGTCGAAGACGTGGCCGCCGACGTCGTGCTCATGACGCCCTTCGCCGAGCCCGCGGGTCAGACGCTCGCGGAGGCGCGCGGCGTCCCGGGGATCCCGCTGCGCCTGCAGCCGATCTCCGCCACGCGCGCGTACCCGCCCAGTCTCCTCGCGACACGGTCGGTGGGCGGCCCGCTCAACCTCGTGGCCGGCCGCGCCGCCGAACGCGCGGTCGACAGCCTGTACAACGGCGTCGTGGCCGATCTCCGCCGCGACCTCGGGCTCCCCCGGCGTTCGTCCCGCCGCCTCCGGCGCGACCGCGCCGCGGCAGGGCAGCCCATCCTCGGCGGCTGGTCCCCCGCAGTGCTGCCCCGCCCCGCCGACTGGCGGCCCGGCATCGACGTCACCGGCTACTGGTGGTCGCCGGAGCCGGAGAGCTGGGCACCGTCGGACGATCTCGTGGCCTTCCTCGCCGACGGTCCGCCGCCCGTCCTCATCGGCCTCGGCTCGCTCATGGTCCCGACCGCCGAACGCGACCGCCTGTCCGCGGTCGCCGACGAGTCGCTCCGCCGCGCGGGCGTCCGCGGGATCGTCCAGGCGGGCGGCGCCGGGCTCAGGGTCGCGGACCGCGATGGCGTCCTGAACATCGGCGCCGCCCCGTACTCGTGGTTGTTCCCGCGTCTCGCGGCCGTCGTCCACTCGTGCGGCGCGGGCACCACCGCCTCCGCCCTCCGCGCCGGCGTCCCGACGGTGCCGCTCCCGTCGCCCGGCGCGGACCAGTTCTTCTGGGCGGACCGGATCCACGCGCTCGGCGCCGCGACCGCCCCGATCCCGCGGACGAAGGTCACGGTTTCCACTCTCGCCGACGCGATACGTGCCGCCGCGGACGACGACGCGTATCGCAGGGCGGCCGGCGCGCTGAGCAGGGCGATCGCGGCGGAGGACGGGGCATCGGCGGTGCTCGCGGCGGTGGAGCGCGCCATAACGATCGAGTAA
- a CDS encoding TetR/AcrR family transcriptional regulator, which yields MRSTETFTEQARRAQITTCAIEAIAELGYAQASVRKIADRAGVAMSVVLYHFGDKDALIAAVVSECYRTLFEAMVPAVDAAPTAAGKLEAHIRAHLGYLQSHSGHQVAITEIGNGFRGKGGIRLWDLPVDPEHDEARSRVELEVILGQGVESGEFRPLNPASLASAVRGAIGNAVFARTVHPGFDLDAYADDLVDAFLRACAP from the coding sequence ATGCGATCTACGGAGACCTTCACCGAACAGGCCCGCCGCGCCCAGATCACCACCTGCGCCATCGAAGCCATCGCCGAACTCGGCTACGCCCAGGCCTCCGTCCGGAAGATCGCCGATCGCGCCGGGGTGGCGATGAGCGTCGTGCTCTACCACTTCGGCGACAAGGACGCCCTCATCGCGGCGGTCGTCTCCGAGTGCTACCGCACCCTGTTCGAGGCGATGGTCCCCGCCGTCGACGCGGCCCCGACGGCCGCCGGCAAGCTCGAGGCCCACATCCGCGCGCACCTCGGCTACCTGCAGTCCCACTCCGGACACCAGGTCGCGATCACCGAGATCGGCAACGGTTTCCGGGGCAAGGGCGGCATCCGGCTGTGGGACCTGCCGGTCGATCCCGAGCACGACGAGGCCCGCAGCCGGGTCGAGCTCGAGGTCATCCTCGGGCAGGGCGTCGAGAGCGGCGAGTTCCGTCCGCTCAACCCCGCATCGCTCGCCTCCGCCGTCCGCGGCGCGATCGGGAACGCCGTGTTCGCCCGGACCGTCCACCCCGGCTTCGACCTGGACGCCTACGCCGACGACCTCGTCGACGCCTTCCTCCGCGCCTGCGCCCCCTGA
- a CDS encoding cyclase family protein, whose translation MTEQTVTAPALGELLAEAPSNWGKWGPDDEVGSLNYLGPEQAIAAAALVRSGKVFTLQRLIGDPKGDPVWPGRSPAVRTQIMDEASWDGAEAPQFPGGLHYADDKIDAFLQGSTQYDALGHVWYDGKLWNGYDARTTVGGMDVASVEPIAQRGVVGRGVLLDMARFRGREHLDTAETFDHTDLEACAAAQGVELRPRDVLLLRTNYLQLFFELGEAFYEGFCEPGLQYSPELVQWFADREIPNLVTDTIANEVTTDQNNGVALTLHCALMRNLGVVFTEITDLEALAADCAADGVYEFMYTAAPLKIAQGSGAPVNPVVVK comes from the coding sequence GTCGAACTGGGGCAAGTGGGGTCCGGACGACGAGGTGGGCTCGCTCAACTACCTCGGCCCGGAGCAGGCGATCGCCGCGGCGGCACTGGTCCGCAGCGGCAAGGTCTTCACCTTGCAGCGGCTCATCGGCGACCCGAAGGGCGACCCCGTCTGGCCCGGCCGGAGCCCCGCGGTCCGCACGCAGATCATGGACGAGGCCAGCTGGGACGGCGCCGAGGCACCGCAGTTCCCGGGCGGCCTGCACTACGCCGACGACAAGATCGACGCCTTCCTGCAGGGCTCCACACAGTACGACGCCCTGGGGCACGTCTGGTACGACGGGAAGCTGTGGAACGGCTACGACGCCCGCACCACCGTGGGCGGTATGGACGTCGCGAGCGTCGAGCCGATCGCGCAGCGCGGCGTCGTGGGCCGCGGCGTACTGCTCGACATGGCGCGCTTCCGCGGCAGGGAGCACCTCGATACCGCGGAGACCTTCGACCACACCGACCTGGAGGCGTGCGCCGCCGCACAGGGCGTGGAGCTGCGCCCGCGCGACGTACTGCTCCTCCGCACCAACTACCTGCAGCTGTTCTTCGAACTGGGTGAAGCCTTCTACGAGGGCTTCTGCGAACCGGGCCTGCAGTACAGCCCCGAGTTGGTGCAGTGGTTCGCCGACCGGGAGATCCCGAACCTGGTCACCGACACCATCGCCAACGAGGTCACGACCGACCAGAACAACGGCGTCGCGCTCACCCTGCACTGCGCGCTGATGCGCAACCTGGGCGTCGTCTTCACGGAGATCACCGACCTCGAAGCGCTCGCCGCGGACTGCGCCGCCGACGGCGTCTACGAGTTCATGTACACCGCGGCCCCGCTCAAGATCGCGCAGGGCAGCGGTGCGCCCGTCAACCCGGTCGTCGTGAAGTGA
- a CDS encoding AMP-binding protein produces the protein MTAETAYAQRPWLGRYETLPDEVDIAFDNALDMFRAGLASHPDQVAIRYFDGAITRRELDELTDALAAGLLAEGFAPGDRLALYLQNVPQFVIGMIAAWKAGGCTVSINPMSRARELENLLLDSGATALIALDDLYEEIARDVLPGTDVRTVFTTSGLDLQTRADPRLFPAPRRATPDGAADLLEFIAAHRGEAPPPVHPAPGDTAFLTYTSGTTGKPKGAINTHRNVVFTATVYRDAAKFAPAPEAAVLAIAPLFHITGLIGHIALSMLAPMPMILAYRFDPAVMLEAMREHRPTCTIGAVTAFNALLNHPGYDRDAFSSLTSVYSGGAPISPTAARRFAEATGRPLHNAYGLTETTSPMTVSPYGVEIPVDPDSGALSVGLPAPSTVVRIVGDDGADLPLGEIGEIVAEGPQVVAGYWNKPEETAAGIPGGALHSGDVGFMDERGWVFIVDRKKDMINASGYKVWPREVEDVLAEHPAVREAAVVGVPDEVRGETVRAFVSLLPGADAGPEELIAHCRERMAAYKYPREVRIVEELPKTVTGKILRRELRDA, from the coding sequence GTGACCGCGGAGACGGCGTACGCGCAGCGCCCGTGGCTGGGCCGGTACGAGACCCTGCCGGACGAGGTCGACATCGCCTTCGACAACGCGCTCGACATGTTCCGGGCCGGCCTCGCGAGCCACCCCGACCAGGTGGCGATCCGGTACTTCGACGGGGCGATCACCCGCCGCGAGCTCGACGAGCTGACGGACGCGCTGGCGGCCGGTCTGCTCGCCGAGGGCTTCGCGCCGGGCGACCGGTTGGCCCTGTACCTGCAGAACGTGCCCCAGTTCGTGATCGGGATGATCGCGGCCTGGAAAGCCGGCGGCTGCACCGTCTCGATCAATCCGATGAGCCGCGCCAGGGAGCTCGAGAACCTGCTCCTCGACTCGGGCGCTACCGCACTCATCGCGCTCGACGACCTGTACGAGGAGATCGCTCGCGACGTGCTGCCCGGCACCGACGTCCGCACCGTGTTCACGACCAGCGGTCTCGACCTGCAGACCCGCGCCGACCCGCGGCTCTTCCCCGCGCCCCGTCGTGCGACGCCCGACGGGGCGGCGGACCTGCTGGAGTTCATCGCGGCGCACCGGGGCGAGGCACCACCGCCGGTCCACCCGGCACCGGGCGACACCGCCTTCCTCACCTACACCTCGGGCACGACGGGGAAGCCGAAGGGCGCGATCAACACCCACCGCAACGTCGTGTTCACCGCGACCGTCTACCGCGATGCCGCGAAGTTCGCGCCGGCACCCGAGGCGGCGGTGCTGGCGATCGCGCCCCTGTTCCACATCACGGGCCTCATCGGGCACATCGCGCTGAGCATGCTCGCCCCGATGCCGATGATCCTGGCGTACCGGTTCGATCCCGCGGTAATGCTGGAGGCGATGCGCGAGCACCGCCCCACGTGCACGATCGGCGCGGTCACGGCGTTCAACGCGCTGCTCAACCATCCGGGCTACGACCGCGATGCGTTCTCCTCCCTCACGTCGGTGTACTCGGGCGGCGCCCCGATCTCGCCGACGGCCGCGCGGCGCTTCGCCGAAGCCACCGGCCGGCCGCTGCACAACGCCTACGGGCTCACGGAGACCACGAGTCCCATGACGGTCTCCCCGTACGGTGTGGAGATCCCCGTCGATCCGGACTCCGGTGCGCTGTCGGTGGGGCTGCCGGCACCGTCGACCGTGGTGCGGATCGTCGGGGACGACGGTGCCGACCTCCCGCTCGGGGAGATCGGCGAGATCGTCGCCGAGGGACCGCAGGTGGTCGCCGGGTACTGGAACAAGCCCGAGGAGACCGCGGCGGGGATCCCCGGCGGGGCGCTGCACAGCGGCGACGTGGGTTTCATGGACGAACGCGGCTGGGTGTTCATCGTGGACCGCAAGAAGGACATGATCAACGCCTCCGGGTACAAGGTGTGGCCGCGCGAGGTCGAGGACGTGCTCGCCGAGCATCCGGCGGTCCGGGAGGCGGCCGTCGTGGGCGTGCCGGACGAGGTCCGCGGGGAGACCGTCCGCGCGTTCGTCAGTCTGCTGCCGGGGGCGGACGCGGGCCCGGAGGAGCTCATCGCGCACTGTCGCGAACGCATGGCCGCGTACAAGTACCCCCGTGAGGTGCGGATCGTCGAGGAGTTGCCGAAAACGGTGACGGGCAAGATCCTGCGCCGCGAACTCCGCGACGCCTGA